The sequence aattattacataaccaatactcgtaaaatatatatattaagtaggtatttaatgaataatttttacataaatataagcgAACATATTGACGCTTGCTTGATGTTTAAGTATTATCAATCTAATTGACAAAATGTCCAtagtgtaaatgtataatattatgtacaacaccaacaagattataatttattgtaatataaagatttaatcCATGACACTTGGTAATAGGTAAATCTTCTCTCCGAATTCTAATACTCATAAAGTTCACTTCCCAAAACCACCTCGGCAATTGGGACTACTTTCGATCGGTTCGTCTTTCCATTGGTTTGGAGATTTGGCCACTATTGACAAAGCGTGTACACCGGACTTGAGCTCGTCCGTCAATATTGTGTTTACCAAACGGTGTCTCTGTAACATTTGGATTTTTGGTAAGTTATGCGATACACTTAAATACCTCAGTCCTATACCTTGATCAAGGGCATGCCTTCGAATTCATCTGATACAATAACGACTTTGAAATGCGTTTCTGAGTCTTTTGGTACATTGTGCATGTACGACTCGTTGATTAGTTGCAACACTTTTGGATTGAATCGATTTTGTAATTTCGTACGAATACAATTTTCCACGCACTTGGATGCCATCgacatcataatattactaaacTCAACTCAAATGATTTGGAAATTATATTCAAGAAAAAGGCtttcatcaaaaattatgtCGCAACGTTCATATTCTCGAGTTCACCAAGGTACTAATCTACTAATTTACTAGTAAATGTAATGCAATGtctaatattttgtagttaCCCAAATTTAAAATTCGTATCGTGATAAAAAGATATTGAACTgtgataatagtattttttttttgtttgaggTTATGTTCTGTCCCATTGATTACGTTTATCAGTTTAACTCTTATCGAGAAACAGAACCGGTCGTGACGGGACGGGGGCTGAACTGACCCCATATGACGTCTGGGACGTAGATGTGGCTAACCTGAATAACATAACCTCGAATAATTGGAACGtaatggatatattattattattattattattatggaaacTCTTTATCAGAAACAATGAAAATGAAACCATAACATAAgactacaaataataacatatgtaCCGTGTAGTCTAGACGTCTAGTATTCTAGTTACGGTAATTTGTATAgtatgttaaaattttataaatattatatgtattgtttttatttaacattaacatagaattttatacattttcattcgACAATTTATTAACGTTTATGATTCGTTTTCAACCGTAAAATGGATGCAGATTTCGTTCAACTACACAAAgtgactagttttttttttaccgttatAGTTTTGTTGTAGTGTGAGATCaccatttatatttgtatgtctAAAAACAATGGAAAATGGACTCAGATTTGTTTGACGAGCACAGTGATTGCTCTAGTGAATTATCAGAAACGCGGTCAGAACTCGAAGCTCGCATCTACAGCATTATCCACCATAACGATTTTTCAGGGACATCAGAATCACCATTCATTGATCCAAAGTACGGTGTAGAGTTCAATTCCAATGGTGAAATAGTCGTATTTCAAAAAGATCCAGCTGATATAGTTATCAACACCCCTATTAAATTATCCGAGGTGTGTACAAATAGAGTTATACCAACAATCATTTTGGATGACGATGATTTAGAAATTTCTAAAGATATCAGTAGCATAATTGATAACGAATTTGCTGAAACGAGcttgaaaaaaaagaagaagaagaaaaagaagaaaaaaaatgtaaatgatgAAAGTATTGAGGAGTATATTAACACTATTAAGAATACTGACGCGTTAAAAGAATATAAAGAGAAAAGTgggttaaataaaatgaatactaaAATTAGTAAAAGTGATAATGTTGCACTAAACGTTGTTTCTTTTAACGAACGAGCAATGCCAATGACATCAAGTGAAATTTTGAAACAATATCGTATTGGAAAACCAACTGAAAATAGTTTGTGGTATAGGTGCCCGAAGACATGGACTCCAGATATGATAaagttttatactaaaattcaAAAGTCAAAACGAAATTATGACTGTAGAGAAgtactaaacaaaattaaaggtaaattctaatacttatatttaaataagttaatagttagtaattttattaatattttgaaaatttagaaaaatatggtTCCAATCCAATCGACTGGTCCTTGGATCCCATGGATTTATATAAATCTAACTCAAATACGCCTAGAATGAGATGTAATATTTGTAGACAATTCGGTCATACTGGGTATAATTGCAAGGATCAATATAAACCTCCAATTTGTATCATGTGCGGAGTGGAAGGACATCATTTTCatagttgtaataaaaaaatatgtttatcggTAAGTATTTTTTGATTCTAAagaacattttgtataataacatttattgtaagtatttaaCAAAACCTTACTGAAagaataattagttttattaatatctatttaagaattatcattatttatttttaacaattaccaacattattaattactaaaacttgaatatatattttgaaaaagtttttaaatgaattattattattttttacttacaagTAGGTATGTTTTCACATTGAGCTTACCTCTATGTTGGCCAGTTTTTGTTGATGGAGGACGATGGTCAGTTAATGTTAATCTGTTGCCCCAATTGAGTACCATCTGTTAGTTTATTGTCTAGTGATATCACGCTCCCTGCACCTAAGTTTGCTGCTGAAGTTCCTTTTTAACATGATTGGATTAAAGTTATTACAGTTTTAACTTCTAGCatgttatcttatattatatacaaatattgtcaTTTTAATTTTCCGTTTTTACTATTTAGTGTTCATTAGCTTAGGTCTTTTATCTACACTTATCAGTATCTAGTATTTGGgactagttaaaattataaccaaGTACCTACaatctaagtatatttttattaattaaattacaatattatgtttcagtGCGGAACTTGgcaaaaaaattttacaaataattgtagTATCTGTTTATCAATGATTAAAGTCAAATGTAATATGTGTAATGATGTTGGTCACGAATCAAGTTATTGCACAGAAACCTGGCGTCAATTTCATAGTACTGTAAGTATTaccagtttttataatataaaataattactatttatagtatacataccatattgtaatctataaatggttttaataaaatttactaaagaactcataaaacaaattcactgagtttttaaacttttatttggtCATGTTTTAGATTTCTACTGCACCAGAACCTGAAAGTAACAAATTTGCTCAATCTACTTCTAGATCAAATACTGAGTCAAGGCAATCTAGTACAAGAAAGTCTGAATCTTCATCTTCATTATCTCCCATTGTTAAACAGATAAGTAAAAATAGTCCAAAATCTGTTGATTCTGGTAAATCTAAAAAAGCAAAACGATTACAATCCAAGATAAAACATTCAAAAACCAAAAATCAAAGTAATCTCTCAATTTCTGATAATGAATCCATAAATATTGATGTTAATATACAAGATGTAACATTGAAACGCACTCTaacaaaaagaaattttttcaagaaaaaaaaattaaatgttaacagttcaatataaaaatttgagaaTTGAGAATTCAAACgactatttacttaaaaataatagattagaTTTTTAATGTGTTAGCATATActgagtttttttatttagtatcagttgtttagtatataattatattaagtctAATATAATCTAGTGTAAATTCTATAATTTCACATTGTGCTGGTTAGTATTGTTTAATGTCACATAATTATTTGGGTATCAGTTTGGCATTGCAAAGGTTTTGATGTACTAaaggaaattttaatattatttttatcattttaatatgtcaatgtattaaaacgtatattacATTTCCATCATTGCTCATATCAAAGTGGTTTGGACTTCTAAtagaaatct is a genomic window of Rhopalosiphum padi isolate XX-2018 chromosome 4, ASM2088224v1, whole genome shotgun sequence containing:
- the LOC132928433 gene encoding bolA-like protein DDB_G0274169, whose amino-acid sequence is MMSMASKCVENCIRTKLQNRFNPKVLQLINESYMHNVPKDSETHFKVVIVSDEFEGMPLIKRHRLVNTILTDELKSGVHALSIVAKSPNQWKDEPIESSPNCRGGFGK
- the LOC132928430 gene encoding zinc finger CCHC domain-containing protein 7-like → MDSDLFDEHSDCSSELSETRSELEARIYSIIHHNDFSGTSESPFIDPKYGVEFNSNGEIVVFQKDPADIVINTPIKLSEVCTNRVIPTIILDDDDLEISKDISSIIDNEFAETSLKKKKKKKKKKKNVNDESIEEYINTIKNTDALKEYKEKSGLNKMNTKISKSDNVALNVVSFNERAMPMTSSEILKQYRIGKPTENSLWYRCPKTWTPDMIKFYTKIQKSKRNYDCREVLNKIKEKYGSNPIDWSLDPMDLYKSNSNTPRMRCNICRQFGHTGYNCKDQYKPPICIMCGVEGHHFHSCNKKICLSCGTWQKNFTNNCSICLSMIKVKCNMCNDVGHESSYCTETWRQFHSTISTAPEPESNKFAQSTSRSNTESRQSSTRKSESSSSLSPIVKQISKNSPKSVDSGKSKKAKRLQSKIKHSKTKNQSNLSISDNESINIDVNIQDVTLKRTLTKRNFFKKKKLNVNSSI